One Sporosarcina sp. FSL W8-0480 genomic window, GTGTATGTCTCTTCATCACCATCAGGTAGTTCTTTAAATGTAACCGTTTTCCCAAGTTGTACTTCATCAGTATTTAATTCGTTTTCTGTGATAATGACACAGTTACGAATCATGGACTCAAGTGTAGATATTTTCCCTTCAACAAATGCTTGGTCTTCCTTCGCAGAATCGTACTCCGAGTTTTCTGACAGATCGCCAAAACTACGCGCAACTTTAATGCGTTCAACGACTTCTTTACGTTTTACAGTTTTTAAGAACTCAAGCTCTTCTTCAAGCTTCTTTTTGCCTGATACTGTCATTGGGTATTTTTTCTCTGATACCATTTTACAACACTCCTCATATTCCTGTTCATAAAAACACTATGCCGCTCCTGCTTGAGGTATGCGACATAGGGCCATTTATATTGAATTCTGACTTTATCATATTACAATTCAGGACCGTATTCAAGAATTGTTTTTATTTTCGTTACCATTAGGTCGATCGCAACTTCATTATGACCGCCTTCCGGGATGATAATATCTGCATAACGTTTCGTTGGTTCAATGAACTGATTGTGCATCGGACGAACAACTGATAAATATTGGTCGATTACAGAATCGATAGTTCTGCCTCTTTCGTTAATATCCCGCATCAAGCGCCTAATAATGCGTAGATCAGCATCTGTATCAACGAAAAGCTTAATATCCATCAGATCACGCAGCCTTTCATCTTCAAGAACAAGAATTCCCTCAAGAATGATAACATCCTTCGGTTCAATCGCGATCTTCTGTTCCGACCTTGTATGCAAAGCGTAATCATACACCGGCTTTTCTATAGCTTCCCGATCTAAAAGTTTACCGATATGATCTATCAACAAATCTGTATCAAACGCAAGTGGATGATCGTAGTTTGTCAAAAGTCTTTCTTCAAACTCCAAATGGGATTGATCCTTATAATAATAATCCTGTTCAATTACAACAACGGAGTGTTCCTTGAACACATCATAAATTCGGTTCGTAACACTAGTCTTCCCAGATCCTGAACCACCGGCTATGCCAATGACAAGAGGTTTGCTCTTATCCATTTACTTTCCTCCCTCAATAGCAGGGAAACCCCTAGTCCCTCTTTTTTACTGCAATCAGAATTCCGTCACCGACTGGAAGCAGTGACGTTTCATACTGTGGATGCCCCATGATCCAAGTAGTGAATTCCTTCAGATTTCGAATCATCGTACGGTTCCGTTTCGGTAATTCCTCATCCGGAATCAGTACAGCTCCATGCATAAACATATTATCACAATATATGACACCGCCCGGCGCAACAAACTTTGAATATTTCTCAAAAAAACGTTTATATTGGCCTTTTGCAGCATCTATGAATAGAGCATCATACTGACGTTCAGAAATTAGTGCTTCATCCAACAATAAAGCGTCGCCTTCAATGATAGTGATTCGATCACTATAACCACTTCGCTCGATATACTCGACTGCGGATTCATACCTTTCCTTGTCCCGTTCTATTGTTAGAATGGAAACGTCTTTTAATGAAGATACCATCCGGATAGCAGAATATCCTATTGCGCTGCCAATTTCAAGTATAAACTTTGGCTGCTGAATACGAAGCAGGCCGACAAACGTGTCAATTCCGCTCCTGTCCATTATCGGAATCCTATTTTCCTCTGCATATTTCTCCATTTCTTGTATTAATGGATTTTCGGCTTCACCCAAATTGGAAATATATGTTGTGTACTCACCCATGATGGTCACTTCCATTCTTTCTGAAAATCAGTCACCAGATCTGTGTTTTGCTATATTTGCCAAATGCTCTTCATATGTTTTCGCGAAATGATTTTCTCCTTCATTATCTGCAAGGAAATAGAAATACTCCGTAACTGCAGGGTCAACCACTGCCTTTATTGAAGACTTTCCAGAGTTCGCGATTGGTCCTGGAGGAAGACCTACGTATTTATATGTGTTATATGGATCGTCGACTTCCAAATCGGCAAATAAAACCCTATCTTTATGCTCGCCTAACGCATATAAAACAGTTGGGTCTGTTTGAAGCATCATGCCTTTTTCCATTCTGTTATTAAAGACACTCGCAATTACTTCCCGGTCAGTAGTTGCCGTTGCTTCTCTTTCAAGTAAACTGGCGAATGTAAGTAACCAATGGACAGACCTACCGTTCGACTCCAAATAAGCGAAGTATGGTGTAACATTGGCGGATGTTGCATCCAACATCGTTGTAACAACCGTTTCAACTGAGGGCTTCTCTTCGTAGAATGGATATGTCGCAGGGTATAAATACCCTTCGAGTGGATATCTAACATTTTCCGCCAATATTTCTTCAGTTAAAATATTGGGGTATTTACCCATAAGATCTGCTATTGTTTGTTCATTATTCACATACTCTAAAAATTTCTTAGCTGGAATTCCGGCCCGTTTTTCGACTACCTTTGCTATTTGATCCAATGTTAAGCCTTCAGGA contains:
- the greA gene encoding transcription elongation factor GreA: MVSEKKYPMTVSGKKKLEEELEFLKTVKRKEVVERIKVARSFGDLSENSEYDSAKEDQAFVEGKISTLESMIRNCVIITENELNTDEVQLGKTVTFKELPDGDEETYTIVGSAEANPIEGLISNDSPIAKGLIGRKKGDEVKIVTPGGEMSVVIVEIK
- the udk gene encoding uridine kinase encodes the protein MDKSKPLVIGIAGGSGSGKTSVTNRIYDVFKEHSVVVIEQDYYYKDQSHLEFEERLLTNYDHPLAFDTDLLIDHIGKLLDREAIEKPVYDYALHTRSEQKIAIEPKDVIILEGILVLEDERLRDLMDIKLFVDTDADLRIIRRLMRDINERGRTIDSVIDQYLSVVRPMHNQFIEPTKRYADIIIPEGGHNEVAIDLMVTKIKTILEYGPEL
- a CDS encoding O-methyltransferase, which gives rise to MGEYTTYISNLGEAENPLIQEMEKYAEENRIPIMDRSGIDTFVGLLRIQQPKFILEIGSAIGYSAIRMVSSLKDVSILTIERDKERYESAVEYIERSGYSDRITIIEGDALLLDEALISERQYDALFIDAAKGQYKRFFEKYSKFVAPGGVIYCDNMFMHGAVLIPDEELPKRNRTMIRNLKEFTTWIMGHPQYETSLLPVGDGILIAVKKRD
- the mltG gene encoding endolytic transglycosylase MltG, whose translation is MENGSKKEAMFEKMLEQKKEVKIVRRIVFVLALIIIIGGLLGGRAVYKYINEALQPVDPNSEEIIDVEVPIGSGLTSISEMLEEKGLVRNAKIFKYYAKFNNESQFQAGSYGLTKAMTLDELIESLKTGKVYRTPVFTMTVPEGLTLDQIAKVVEKRAGIPAKKFLEYVNNEQTIADLMGKYPNILTEEILAENVRYPLEGYLYPATYPFYEEKPSVETVVTTMLDATSANVTPYFAYLESNGRSVHWLLTFASLLEREATATTDREVIASVFNNRMEKGMMLQTDPTVLYALGEHKDRVLFADLEVDDPYNTYKYVGLPPGPIANSGKSSIKAVVDPAVTEYFYFLADNEGENHFAKTYEEHLANIAKHRSGD